In a genomic window of Glycine max cultivar Williams 82 chromosome 13, Glycine_max_v4.0, whole genome shotgun sequence:
- the LOC100779407 gene encoding serine carboxypeptidase 1, translating into MKKLSLHACFLNLSLLVLLPYSKASQADKLEELILSRSSQKPPVTLSWAEEDALKTHSSAYVASQEGQKQADKIAALPGQPYGVNFDQYSGYVTVDPKAGRALFYYFVESPYNPSTKPLVLWLNGGPGCSSLGYGAFEELGPFRINSDGKTLYRNKYAWNEVANVLFLESPAGVGFSYSNTTSDYDHSGDKPTAKDAYVFLINWLERFPEYKTRNFYITGESYAGHYVPQLAYTILVNNKFSQQNINLKGIAIGNAWIDDVTGTKGIVDYLWTHALNSDQTHELIEKYCDYSSENISQICSNATRRALTEKGNIDFYNIYAPLCHDSSLKNESSSGSVYDFDPCSDYYGEAYLNRPEVQLALHAKPTNWSHCSDLIDWNDSPTTILPVIKYLTDSNIVLWIYSGDTDARVPVTSSRYAINTLKLPIQVPWRPWYSGNEVGGYVVKYKGVTFVTVRGAGHLVPSWQPARALTLIFSFLYGSLPPASPWKGY; encoded by the exons ATGAAGAAACTTTCTCTGCATGCTTGTTTTCTCAATTTGAGCCTCTTGGTTCTTCTTCCCTATAGCAAAGCCAGCCAGGCTGACAAACTTGAAGAGTTGATTCTATCTAGGAGTTCACAGAAGCCTCCAGTGACCCTTTCTTGGGCAGAGGAAGATGCATTGAAAACTCATTCTTCTGCTTATGTTGCATCCCAAGAGGGGCAAAAGCAAGCTGACAAGATTGCGGCATTGCCTGGCCAACCCTATGGGGTGAATTTTGACCAATATTCCGGCTATGTCACTGTTGATCCAAAGGCTGGAAGAGCacttttctattattttgtgGAATCTCCATACAACCCTTCAACTAAACCTTTAGTTTTGTGGCTAAATGGAG GACCTGGTTGTTCCTCATTGGGGTATGGTGCCTTTGAGGAATTGGGACCTTTCAGAATAAACTCCGATGGCAAAACACTATATCGCAACAAATATGCTTGGAATGAAG TGGCAAATGTGCTGTTCTTGGAATCCCCTGCTGGGGTGGGCTTTTCCTACTCAAACACTACTTCTGACTATGATCATTCAGGAGATAAGCCTACTGCAAAAGATGCATATGTTTTCCTGATCAATTGGTTAGAGAGGTTTCCAGAGTACAAAACCCGCAATTTTTACATAACTGGAGAAAGCTATGCCGGACATTATGTGCCTCAGCTTGCATACACTATTTTGGTGAACAATAAATTCAGTCAACAAAATATTAACCTCAAAGGCATTGCT ATAGGGAACGCTTGGATTGATGATGTTACAGGTACAAAGGGGATAGTTGATTACTTATGGACTCATGCTTTGAACTCGGATCAAACACATGAGTTGATTGAGAAGTACTGCGATTACAGTTCTGAAAACATTTCGCAAATATGTTCCAATGCAACAAGAAGGGCATTAACTGAAAAAGGAAACATAGACTTTTATAACATCTATGCTCCACTGTGTCATGACTCTTCTCTCAAAAATGAATCATCATCTGGTTCT GTATATGATTTTGACCCGTGTTCTGATTACTACGGGGAAGCCTATCTAAATAGGCCAGAGGTCCAACTAGCTCTTCATGCAAAACCCACAAACTGGTCCCATTGCAG TGATTTAATAGACTGGAACGACAGCCCAACTACCATCCTACCTGTCATCAAGTATCTCACCGACAGTAACATTGTATTGTGGATATACAG TGGTGATACGGATGCAAGGGTGCCAGTTACATCTTCCAGATATGCAATCAACACCCTCAAGCTACCTATCCAGGTTCCTTGGCGTCCATGGTATTCTGGAAATGAG GTTGGAGGATATGTGGTGAAATACAAAGGAGTGACATTTGTTACAGTAAGAGGAGCAGGACATCTGGTTCCTAGCTGGCAACCAGCACGGGCTTTGACCTTGATCTTCTCATTCCTCTACGGAAGCCTGCCTCCTGCTTCACCATGGAAGGGTTACTAA